Below is a genomic region from Zonotrichia leucophrys gambelii isolate GWCS_2022_RI chromosome 1A, RI_Zleu_2.0, whole genome shotgun sequence.
tttttttttttagtacttCATCTTTTTCTGTAACCTCCAGATTATATGTCAAGGAACCAGAACCACTTATCTCCTCTTCCTACAGAGACCAGGAAAgagatttttgagattttaactGCCTTTTCTTCACATGAATTACTCAAGCAGAGCTTGCTTTTTTAGCTCCCGTGTCTTTTCTAGACAACACGACAACATAGGCATTTTTCTTGTCAATGATAAAGCTTCTCAGGAAGTTCTTGTTCTTCCTTAGTACAACACGAACAAAAGGGTTTCCTGCATCTTGTGGGTACAAAATACCCCCGAAAATGCAGCAATTATTAGCATCTTGTAACTTAGGATGAAAATATTGCACCAGATGACATTTCGTAAATCATTTTTGTTGGAACACACATTTAGAAATGAGTTACATTTAGCATGTAACCAGATGACATTTGGAAAATCATTTTTGTTGGAACACATGTTTAGAAATGAGTTACATTTAGTTACATTTAGAAGGGTTTGTAGTTATCTTCTCTCTGTATACTCTGAAGGAACTATTACTCTTTCCTGTATATTGTACTATACAAtacttttccaacctaaacaattttATGGTTCTATGGTTTTCAGTTTGTCTTCTTAAGTTCTCATTTTCCAGGTTTTATCACTAAGTTCCCATATTGTCATTCTAAGTCTTTGTGGTAGGAAAAACATAAAAGGCTGTCATCCAAACTGCTTTGTACTACTCAATTACTAGCCATCTGCACTAGCCCTTCCTCCATTTGGAACTTGACCAAATAATGTGTTGGGGAGGATGAAACAAGAAAGCCTTTTAAATATGACTGCttagcaaaagattttgagaatatagaaactataagtgagatagaaatgaaagcaacttTTGAGATACTTTAGTTGAGACTAGTTGAATGTAATCTCCCCTAGAggaaacaattccctctgcaagcaggcagGCCTAAGAGTCAGAGCAAGCCTTGTAGCTTGGCAGATGGGGCTCAAAGAATAAGATTTAGGGTTTAACACGTAAACatagtatggtaatgtagtgattcttatagaTTGTGTGGAAATGTTATAAGATATGCATGCTGTAGTAGATTGGTTAATGAGAATCTGCATATTCAACACTGAAGAcgatttattgtattgtaacgggaacttcGCTCTCTTTTTTGGCGctttcttatctctcttctcccttATCTCTTCGCTCGCTCTCTCGAGCTCCTCTTCGcgcccttttctttctttgtctctttgtctTCCCTCTGCACTCCTTCACCTCCTCCTTTCTACATGCTCTCCGCTCTTAAACCTTTGCTGTTAACTCTCTTACACTTTaagcctctcttctctcggCCCTGCTCCAAGCTGCGGCTGGCAGCTCGCAACAGAGCCCTTCACCCACGGCCTTTGTAATAAACTACAAGTTATACAACTTAGCTTCAAAGAGATCTCGTCTCCGTCTGTCCCTACCGTGCATGACCCCCCGTCACTCCTACAATaatgtttgtttccttttttttttccttttaaatatgaTTTCTATTTCTTAATACTTTCTTATATTAAATGAAACCGCAATCTTATCAAATAATTcatttctcaaaaaaaccctaataaaatataaacattttaaaggaGAACAATCTAtatgttaaaaaatatatgGATAATTAACCTAAATATTTTTGGCCAGAGTTCCAGTGCAGTGAATAATTTCCATGAGTCACTGGTCTAGCACTTTGGTGATGTGAATGGCGGACATATGGGAGAAACTGCAGTGAGCCGGACTCTGCATTGCTAAAGCTATCAGAAAATTTTCTCAATGCAttttcctgggagtgaagtgaAATCCTTCAATTTCTTCTTGTTCTGGCTTTCTGTAGCACTTAACAGAGCACCATTTTGACCTGTGGTTAGAGCTGCTCCAGGATAGCAgctacagtttttttttttaattcctaatTAAAGTGTATGGAAACCAGAATTGAGGCCTAGGAGTTTTTTATGCACTGAAATGGAAAGATTCAACAATGCACAATCTGCTAGAGTGGCAAAAGATTGAAGGAATCTTGGTTACTTAAATTCCTCTGTTGGCTTTGTGGAAAAAAGATTGCTGTTTCTTGCAAAACTTGGCTTTTTTCTAGATCAAGCCATACATTTCattgtcatttttaaaatatttctttcttggtCAAAGCTCCCTTGGATAAAGCAAATGGTAGAGGGAAAAATCATCATGTTGCTTCTGAGTCTTTTCACTCAGAAACCCCAAATCTAGTAGTTCTATGAGCAGCAGGAATTCTGAAGTGGACTTGCTCTGGCCATATTGGAGTGAGTTATCCCAGCTAATGTTTGAATACACTTGGCAGCAAAGGCACAAACTTGGGTCTCTTACAAGTCTATTAGTTGCTAAAAGCTTTGGCGTCTCCACTTCCTGTAAAGTCTACCTGAAATTGCTCTAAAAATACTGGGTGACTTAAAAGTTTTGAAATAGAGGGAAGGGAAGTATAGGAATCATAAAAGATATGATCATAGGAAGCTGAGTTTCTTAGGAAATGCAGTTTAAAAGTCCTCCAGCTctacaatattttcatttgctgcagTCTGTAAAATGTTTTCACAGCTTTGCATAGATACCACGCCATGTGTTTTCCTACATTGTGCTGGTGCAGTCTCCCTGACTATTGTTTCTCTGTTTATGCCAATAATTTACTTGTATTTATGGAGTTTAGTAATAAATACCAAAGTCAGTAAAGCTTTGTGTCACATTAGAACTGTTCTTCTAGTAAGTTGCTACAATTATTACCACAACATGAAGATTGAAGAAAAGCAAGGTAAAGTGGCTTCTCGTGGAGCAAATGTGAAATGACTTCATACTGTCAGTATatcattgtttattttcttcccatgATGGAAATGTCAAAATAGAAGCAACATCACTTTAAATCATGGTAAACAGAAAAAAGATTGTGAtctgaaaaattaaaccaaTGTCTCATGTATTCTGTagagttaaaatattttagaagtgAATATATACTTTCTACTTTTTTTGTAGATCCAGTCTTGTGTATGGAAATGTTGAAGATTTGAGAGCAGTGAAAAAACACTTTTGCTtgcaaaaaaggaacattttggTCCACTTGTAAGTGTGACACTTGGTGACTAACCTGCAAGATTTCTTGGCTGACATCTGAAGAACAAAGTGCTTTTCAACCTGTACTTCTATAGCACTATGACTAACTGTAAAGGCAGATCTACCATCTCCAAAACAAATGGCAAAGTCCATGACAGAGAAGGCTTTGTAAACTGGACCGTAAATCTTAATACAATTCAGTCTGATAAATTTTTGAGGCTGCTTTTAAGTATGGTTCCTGTTGTTTACCAAATAAACCAAGAGGAAAgacacaaaaagatgaatggtGTCTGGCAAGATGGATTGCAACCAGTAGGACACAATTTTAATGTCAGGTCCGAACAACACCCGGAATACCATCACTTCTCAGAAGCGAGCTTTCATGGTAGCAATGGACACAGCCCATCCAGCTGTAGCCCTAAATATGATGATTTTACCAGTTACAATTACTGTGATGGAATGGACACTTCAGAAACAGATGCCATGTTGCAGGACGACACTCTTTCTAGTGGCAGTAATGAGGATGTCATTGTGGAAGGAAGTAGAAAACAACCCAAAGAATCGAGTAGTATTATGGCACTGCAGATACTTGTACCTTTTTTGCTGGCAGGGTTTGGAACTGTTTCTGCTGGCATGGTTTTGGACATTGTACAGGTTGGTATTTGCTTTGTAAGGCTTTTTTAACAGGTAGTCTGTTAGGTCTATAGTTCTAACATGTGACATTGTAGATGTCTGCAATATTGAGATGTAATTGGGTCTGTGTGTGGTTCTACTACTATGAGCTTATtaaaaaagtttgaaataaGCACAATGTTTAAACAGAACTACAATACAGAACTTAATCTTTGTGGATTTCTCcacttttgtttggttttgctttgttcagATGTAGGAATTTCTTTATCTACACTTAAAGAGTTTACAATGTTAATTAAAATACAAGGAAGAGGTGGCAATCTTTGTCACTCAAAATCttaagaaagtaaaagaagcttGGACTTCAATTAGTTGCAATGGAAAGAGACTTTGTTAcctgaaaaaaaaggtaaataaaatttCACATAGAAACTTTACTGCTTTCTTGGGGTATTTGACACCAGTCTGGTGCTTTGTTTATTTACATTGTACAAATTTATTCTTTATACAGATGCGTTAATtgaatccttttattttcattaaaataataatttaaattgttGCAGATCCCCAAATAAAAAGACAATTTACAGTTTTGTTAGTTTAGTTAGAGTTGGTAAATGATGACAAATTAAATAACATGGGTTGACAAGACATACAAAGTAGCATAGCGCTTCAGTGCTAAGAACTTGGtgcacaaaaaaggaaaataattttcttttaaaaatctgggtTTTGGAAAGCTGTGCTCTTGTAAATTTCACACTTAGAGATAAAAGAATAAAGATAAGCTTTTTTTACTTACAAGCTCTGTTCATATGATAATTAATTCCTTGGTGATTTTATGTAAGGTTTCTACACAgcttgaaaggaaaagatgaaaatattgaaaattaagAGCAGAATTCAAGAGCAATCATAGTATGTGGGactattttaaataatgaaaagcaaaaacttCAGATTGATGACATATTTTTTAACTATATTTGTTTTAAGGCCAAGTTTTGTATCTCTTGCTTATAGTCTTCTTATCTTTGAAGTAGTAATATGCAGTCATAAATCTGTTTTATCTAAATAGGTAACAGTTCTGACTTCAGACTTTTAGGtctaatacaaaaataaaacatttttttagaGGGTTAAGTTATGATTTACAGAATTTCTTTAATAGTTTATGGATGGTCTAAAGATAATCTTTCAATTAAATGTTTCCCACTGTATCCTTCGTATAGCACTGGGATGTGTTCAAGAATGTTACTGAAGTCTTTATCTTGGTTCCTGCGCTCCTTGGTCTCAAAGGAAATTTGGAAATGACCTTAGCATCCCGGCTGTCAACTGCTGTAAGTaactttctcttcctcttcactCTTCAGATACATGTTTAAACATTTCAAAGGAAACAAATCTTTGAGGCATGAGTGTTTTATGTTTATGAATTCATCTGGCTGTTATGGGGCAGTTTAAATCTGTTATTAAGTTGGCAAAGTGGAAAAGGTGACCCTTGTTTCCACACATCAAAACTTACTTCtaaagtctcttccaactcatCATTCAGAACAGATAAAGCAGATTTTTGAGATTTATAGGTGTATTGAGAGATCTCTTTGACCTTGAGGGATTTCTAATAGTCTAAAAAAAGGTTGTGTTTTAAGCgcattttttaaaagaccaTTAGTGTGGCAGCAAAATAAAGCATTGGTAACATTGCTATTCCAGATCTCTGTTGATTAACCtgcaagaatttttttaaagctttctggCTAaacaaattcatttatttttgttgtggcaaggttgttttggtttttttttttgtgctgcttattttttgtgtgtgccaACACTGTAATGTAGTATAACTAGGGTTTTTTCTATGTGTTCTTTCTCATGTATTTTTTACATGTTAGCTGTTTTTTACATTTCAGGGGATGTTATATATCTTTGTTTTTTTAGTCTAAGTAAGGCAGATTGCCTTCCTGTAtatcttttgtgtgtgtgtgaataacTAGTGATTAGATCAGTCTAATAATGTAGCTAGGCTATTTCTGATGGCTGCACTGGGTATCTCTCTAAGACTGCCTAACACAGAGCTTCTGTTCTCCAGCAAAGCCCCACTCTTTGCCTCTTCCTACTTGAATGAATTTTTCTAGTATATGTCTAGTCAAAGGTGTACATAAGTCTAGATGATATTTTACTATGTCTTTGTAGAATATTGCTCTTGAAACTTTCTATGGTGTTATGTGCTTTCTTGCCTAGAAGGGTCAGTTCTAAACCCCAGTCACTTTGTGATCAGTGGCTGTGCCCTATTATTTATGCTTTTGTTCATTTCCAGCTGTCACTTTTGTCTTCTGTCAGTAATATTAGTCCATAAGTGCATGACCTTACATTTCTACTTTTGAATATTATCAGCAGTTTTTGCTGCTGTAACCGTCAAGGACATTCAGTTTTTGTATTGTATTACGAATGCTTTGTATTGACAAGGTCTCCCTGTGTTCTGTCATTAATAAATGCCATTCCCACATTCTATTGAGTTGTTGCCTGAATGCACACTGTGATGGACACAGCCTTGGCAGTCCTGTGAGGGTTTGCTTGTTCATGCCCATTACAGGAATTGATTACTTTAATACATAAGGACATTGACATTTCTGTTGGATCTTTATCAACATCATCCTTAGTCATTCaatcttgttttctgtttgattttattGTTCTTACTTTTCTGAGAATTCTTACTGTTTCTTAACAGTATTTTGTGTTTAAACCTTACTACCTTTATTGTCAGTCATGAATGCTTTTATCTATTACTTTaccttttggtttttgttgaCCTGTTGCTAAATTGGTTTCTGATTGGTATAGTTTGTGGCCTGAGGATTAAAAATGCTTGTATTGCATAGTGAAAAATACACCAAGTCCAAGATCTACCACTGTCTTACTGAAGGCTTAAAATAAAGAAGGTCAGAGTACACTTCACCATTTCGGCTTAGGTTAATGTGATCTTTGATTCTTTGTCTCAGTTGAGCTTATGACCTCTGCCAGATCACAAATCCAGAACTTCTCTGGCTTGATCAGTGACTGAATTCCCCATCCTCACCAGTACCATCACATTTGTGAGCATCACAACTCTCACAGGACGTTTGGAAAAGGGTCACACAGACCCTTTCTCTGCACTGTGACTCCTGACCTAGGTCCTTGTTATCCACCAGCTGTTGCCAAGACAGGAGATGATCCCCCTCTCACACACAGATGAAGGGTACTGGAGTTTCCACAACACAGGCTGCATGTCCAGTGGATAAACTAAGAGAACAATCCTGTACAAGATAAGAACAGTGTGCATCATTCATTATCAAGGGTATGCTAACAAGATTATATTTAagtttttatgttaaaaaaagcctaaaaaacccaaacaaataaataaaaccccaaacccaagcTGTGGAATGTTACAGGTGATGTCTTACTGCTAGACCGGCAATTTACATGCCAATTCTCTCAGAAAGAGGTCATTCTGACTTTTGTTTCTTCCCATTGATTTCATTGATCCCTACTCTCTTTAACCACTCAACCTTTGGTCCTGTCACCCTCATCCTAGGAGAACAGGAGGAGAACATTAATTCAGAGTATATCTAAACAGTTGTTTGGAACCCACTTGTCTGATTAATCTTCCCCTCTCTGGCCTACGTTTGCCCTTTTTGGCACCccagcagacacctgtctttcagTAAGAGCTAGATGGTGTCCCTGTGACCAGCTTTACCTTTTGAGGATGAAATTTCTGACATGAGTTCAGCATTGGAGTTAATTCATGTTCTGCTCACTCACTTTGCTTATTATTGCATCTGAATTTGCAGACATGtctgtgctcctggggctgtATACTAATTATATTTACTTCATTGTTAATTATATGGTCAGCCAAAAAGTAGTGTCTTCTTAGCAAGTATCTTATCCATAGTACATCAGTTTCAAGCATTGTCTTGTCTGGTCACTTTCCTTCATCTTGTTGCCCAAATTTCTCTTTTAGCTGCATCTTGCTGATTACTCACAATTTCCCATACACTTTAGAATCAGTTATTTCACTAAATCTGTCTTAAGACTGTGTTTTTCATCTGTCTCAGCACAGATGTACTTCCCTTTGGTGTTAGTTAGTGTAAACATTCCATACCCTGTCAATCTTACAGCCtactgtttttaaaacattatttttatctcaCCAGAAGTTACTTCATATGTAGAATACAAATAGAAAAGAGCAAGAAGGTGCTTCTGGAGTTCTGTCTCTGTAAGcccttctccctctgcccaTTGCTGTGCTGGCATAACTATGGGTGGTGCACTTAGGTCAACTGCCCATTCAAGCCCAATATTTATGTTGGGTTTTGTGTCCTTCAGTTCTTCAGCTTTGTTCTGTTCTTTGGGTCATTGTCATTGTCTCAATTCACACTGCTGTCTCTTCTCTCtattctcttttaatttttaaagagtaacaataacaaaaaaaccccaaagaaatgACACACCACCAACACCAAAACACCGCTTATTCATTCATTCCTGTAAATGTGTGCAGACTCTTGTTCAGACCGTGTGTTCTCATTGTTAAGCATTAGCAGTATGACTTTACAAACCTTTTGTTTAGATCCATGTATTTCATAGTATCACACTAAACTTGATCTCAGTTTGTAGAAATTTGCAGCTGTGAGGAGTGGTCCTGCTCTTTCTCCCTTCCAAACCCTGAGAGCAAGGTTACATGAGTGGATGTGATGGATCGGATAATTTTATAGGAGATGACCCCTTTTCACTCcctgaataaaaatgttttccatcaAATGAGCATTTTTTTGGTGCCATGAACTCACTCATGGAACtgattcaagaaaaaaaatgtgagtATGTAGGTGACAGTAGGAGAAAGAAGAGCTGTGGCATTTGGCAGGAGCTCACCTTTAGGATTAAGCATTTTGCAAGATTACTTTTTTtaacagggatttttgggatactTTTCCAAAACTTTTTTAAAGGAGAGAAGGAGTGAAACTCCACAGCCTGCCATTTTGTTCATTTAGCATATATATTTAAGAAGGATGCAATGGAGATTCTTATGAGCAGTTCCTGAAATAATGGCTGTACTATATAAACTTACTGGATGTATTTGCAGAGCTTTCACTGTAGTTTGAACATTATAAAGTATTTATAGTTTGATTGAGATAAAGTGCCTCAttatatttctggttttaaattaGCATTTCTTTTAATACTTTGTTCCTTTCAAGTCACTACTAtcacaaaatggaaaagaaattgaattgAAATCTACTGAAAAGAAATTaccaaaagatgaaaaatatatgaaggttttttttattttttgaggagTATGTTATCTTATCAATTAGTATTGTATAGGAAAAACCACTAAAATTTATGCTCAACATGTAAAAAATGTTCTGTTATCTCAaaaatgaagttattttaaaCAGTCATGTATCAGATCTTGTCATCTaactcaaaaaaaatcaaaataaatacattatataAGGGGTGTATGTACTTTTAAATTGCTTGGAATAATTTATTTACTGTCTTTCAGCTACTACCTTAATACTGGACTTACATAATTTTTTAGCATCAGAAATCTCTAGCTGTACTGTATAAATGAAAAGTTAGAATGCTAAACAGTATTAGATTctagcattttttattttcagaatttaagCACCATAGGAACACGCTTAGTGTAAAGGGATCTTCCAGCCACTGATCTAATCACTGGCGGTTCTTGGACATTCCAAGAATTTAAGATGGCTCTTATATCTTGCAGAGCAAGCTAATGGTAGATAAGTTACTATGTAAAACTCCATCAAATTTAGCTGCTTTTGGAAGGATAATGTAAGTATGATGCAAAATCAAAAGCATTGTTTGACTTTTTAAAGACATATCTTGTTTTTAATCAAAGTGTCTTATTTTATTAGCTGAATTATTCCTGGGTATTTTCAAATAATaccattttaaccccaaatgTCTGAATTTCTCTTCTGATTTTGATAGGTAAATGTTGGAAAAATGGATTCTCCCATTGAGAAATGGAACCTAATAATTGGCAATTTGGCCTTGAAACAGGTAAATATAATGGGTTTATTGGATTAATTCTTGTGAGTGAAGTTATTGAAAAAGTTAAATCACAAACATTGTTAAGTATGGAGATGAACACTGTTAATGGGAGAGTAGCTCTACTACACTGACTCTTCTCTAAAACAATATGAGCTtatatttattagaaaaagaaCTAAAGTATTGCTTATGACTGTACCAAGGGTATTTCCTTTATAATTTTCCCTGAGAAAGAATCTGAGGGTGATTAGAGAAAAATTTCAGATTTGGTAAAGCCCTTGAAATTTGACCTTTCAAATGTTTCTAGTACCATATTTGCATTTGATTTGATGTTTAATGGAAGTGTGGGATAGAGCTTTTGGATAATAAACAATATTTTAGATAGCTGGGTCATTTGAGGAAAGGAGTGCATGCTCTCCAAAGCAGCTGTTTCTTGAGAACTGATTCATAAGTTATAATGTAACATTCCTAAAACACGGGTGAAATATTTATGTTGTGACTTCTCTATTTTGAGTGGTTTGGAAGCTTCTTTAGCATTGGCTTCTTGTAATTTCTGAGCTCCTCTTCCTGATTTTACTTCTTGtcacagtggtcacaagggttttcagggtgaagagagagacgagaatgttgacctcatgttcagaaggcttaatttattattttatgatatatattacattatgactatactaaaaagaaatagaaggaaaagttctcagaaagctagctaagctaagaatagagaagaatgaataacaaaggagctctctctgactctgtcccagagagagctcggtccttgattggccacatccaacatgggccaatcacaggtgcacctgttgcattccacagcagcagataaccattgtttacattccccttctggggcctcagcttcccagaagggaaaatcctaaagaaaggatttttgtgaaaagatgtctgtgacaacttTTGCTATTCTGGAGTCTGTAAAATGCTGCTATAGCCCTTTCTGCTGGCctaagatttttcttcttcgTCATCCAAGTTTGTTATCCTCTCTACAAAATAGATGAGCATGCTCCTGTTATACCTGGCATGTTAATGTAGATAGGAGGAAAGGCTAGCAGAAAATGATTCTGTGGTCCTTCTAAGTGTgtcaattattttattaattcacTTTCTTTTCCAGGTTCAGGCAACAGTGGTTGGTTttctggcagcagtggcagcagtaATATTGGGCTGGATTCCAGAGGGCAAATACCGCTTTGATCATTCAGTCCTTTTGTGTTCTAGCAGTGTAGCAACTGCCTTCATAGCTTCTCTTTTGCAAGGTAAAGGGGGTACATGTATTATTTTgtggtatttatttttctgtggatGCAGAATGTGTCTTATGTTGCTATTCCTTTAGAATTTCAATCCGGTAAGGTACAATACAtctgaaaagcagctgaggaTATTGCAGTTTGCAATTTCCATATAGGTGGGCATGTTGCATTCCTCTCCTCTCATAGTCTTTGAAAAGCTTTTGATTTTCATGACCTGCTGAGCATATCTAAACAAAAAAGCGTGGTCTTGAGAATTTACCTACTATGATGCACAACTTCTCCCCCGCCTTCTATATTCATTAATGTACAAAATATATTCTTACTACTAAGCAGGTAAAACTTGTTTATAATTACACTGAAGTGATCCTGGATGTTAGCTTAACTGAATTCAGAGTTCCAGGTTGCCCATGCTGCTTGTGTGTTAGTTTGTGCTCTGCTTTGTGGCTGAGGGAACAATTTGGCTCATTATTTGAAAGTTTGGACCAAGTTCAAGTCCAGCTCTACAAACAGTGCCAGTGTCTGTCTGGAGCAATATGGCATGATGAATTTAATTCTCTTCGTAATTGTCAGGAAACATTTAACTATAAAACATTGTACTTAATGGacaggaaggggaggaggaaagtagCTCTACTTGTGACATGTTCTTAATGAAAATACACGGTCAGTAGTCTTAAGAATAGTAAGTCAAGTGAAATTCCTTGTTTTACTGCTTTGCTATCCTTACTTATGTGAAAATTACAAAACAGTTAAAGTTTTGCATGGAATTAAGAGCACACATATTTTTTAGAGACTAGAAAGCCACTGAGTTTGATCATGTGCAGAATTAAGGGCAGTGAGAAAACTGTGGAACATGAGTGCATGTTTTACACTTCTCATGTATGATTTGGACATGAAGAGAAACTTTGTTTTTTGTCCTGGTGATGTGTCAGTATAGGAAACTACTTTCTAAGCTTTATTCTCCTACATGTGAAATAGGTGCTTTTGCAATATATTTTTACCCTACA
It encodes:
- the SLC41A2 gene encoding solute carrier family 41 member 2 isoform X2: MTNCKGRSTISKTNGKVHDREGFVNWTVNLNTIQSDKFLRLLLSMVPVVYQINQEERHKKMNGVWQDGLQPVGHNFNVRSEQHPEYHHFSEASFHGSNGHSPSSCSPKYDDFTSYNYCDGMDTSETDAMLQDDTLSSGSNEDVIVEGSRKQPKESSSIMALQILVPFLLAGFGTVSAGMVLDIVQHWDVFKNVTEVFILVPALLGLKGNLEMTLASRLSTAVNVGKMDSPIEKWNLIIGNLALKQVQATVVGFLAAVAAVILGWIPEGKYRFDHSVLLCSSSVATAFIASLLQGVIMVGVIVGSKKTGINPDNVATPIAASFGDLITLAILAWISQGLYTCLETYYYVSPLVGAFFLALTPMGIVIAAKHPATRTVLRSGWEPVITAMIISSIGGLILDTTVSDPNLVGIVVYTPVINGIGGNLVAIQASRISTYLHLHSIPGELPEEAKGCYYPCRTYCGTGVNNKSAQVLLLLVIPGHLIFLYTIHLMKSGHTSLTPIFIAVYLLAALLQAHQMENHITKLLCNVIAAFPFLSRTTE
- the SLC41A2 gene encoding solute carrier family 41 member 2 isoform X3, coding for MTNCKGRSTISKTNGKVHDREGFVNWTVNLNTIQSDKFLRLLLSMVPVVYQINQEERHKKMNGVWQDGLQPVGHNFNVRSEQHPEYHHFSEASFHGSNGHSPSSCSPKYDDFTSYNYCDGMDTSETDAMLQDDTLSSGSNEDVIVEGSRKQPKESSSIMALQILVPFLLAGFGTVSAGMVLDIVQHWDVFKNVTEVFILVPALLGLKGNLEMTLASRLSTAVNVGKMDSPIEKWNLIIGNLALKQVQATVVGFLAAVAAVILGWIPEGKYRFDHSVLLCSSSVATAFIASLLQGVIMVGVIVGSKKTGINPDNVATPIAASFGDLITLAILAWISQGLYTCLETYYYVSPLVGAFFLALTPMGIVIAAKHPATRTVLRSGWEPVITAMIISSIGGLILDTTVSDPNLVGIVVYTPVINGIGGNLVAIQASRISTYLHLHSIPGELPEEAKGCYYPCRTYCGTGVNNKSAQVLLLLVIPGHLIFLYTIHLMKSGHTSLTPIFIAVYLLAALLQLKHASKDGKKTELQD
- the SLC41A2 gene encoding solute carrier family 41 member 2 isoform X1, which gives rise to MTNCKGRSTISKTNGKVHDREGFVNWTVNLNTIQSDKFLRLLLSMVPVVYQINQEERHKKMNGVWQDGLQPVGHNFNVRSEQHPEYHHFSEASFHGSNGHSPSSCSPKYDDFTSYNYCDGMDTSETDAMLQDDTLSSGSNEDVIVEGSRKQPKESSSIMALQILVPFLLAGFGTVSAGMVLDIVQHWDVFKNVTEVFILVPALLGLKGNLEMTLASRLSTAVNVGKMDSPIEKWNLIIGNLALKQVQATVVGFLAAVAAVILGWIPEGKYRFDHSVLLCSSSVATAFIASLLQGVIMVGVIVGSKKTGINPDNVATPIAASFGDLITLAILAWISQGLYTCLETYYYVSPLVGAFFLALTPMGIVIAAKHPATRTVLRSGWEPVITAMIISSIGGLILDTTVSDPNLVGIVVYTPVINGIGGNLVAIQASRISTYLHLHSIPGELPEEAKGCYYPCRTYCGTGVNNKSAQVLLLLVIPGHLIFLYTIHLMKSGHTSLTPIFIAVYLLAALLQVFTLLWIADWMVHHFWKKGKDPDSFSIPYLTALGDLLGTALLAIGFHFLWLIGDRDGDVGD